The proteins below come from a single Rosa rugosa chromosome 2, drRosRugo1.1, whole genome shotgun sequence genomic window:
- the LOC133729601 gene encoding L-type lectin-domain containing receptor kinase VII.1, whose protein sequence is MFSPVSHVLCFSTMKTLLIFLLLLSLRPLFAVDFIFNGFNSSSNLLLFGNATVSSQILTITNATSYSIGRALYKSKIPTKAPNSSYIYPFSTSFVFSIAPDKNTLPGHGMVFIFTPAEGINGTSASEHLGLLNFTNRGQPTNHVFGVEFDVFKNEEFKDISNNHVGIDVNSLESVNASEAGYWSEDKVFKKLKLNNGENYQAWIDYKDSVINVTMVKAGMAKPKTPLLSYVYNLSDVLEDEMFVGFTGSTGQLVESHMILAWSFSNTNFSLGESLITSGLPNFVLPEASIFKSKGFIAGVTVGGLFVVCVIALFTLFLVKRKRRMKRERDEMEDWELEYWPHRITYSEIEAATKGFREENVIGIGGNGKVYKGVLAGGAEVAVKRISHENNGMREFLAEISSIGRLKHRNLVGLRGWCKKEKGNFMLVYDYMENGSLDTLIFDCDESKMLGFEDRIRVLRDVASGVLYLHEGWESKVLHRDIKASNVLLDREMNGRLGDFGLARMHGHGDVPGTTRVVGTVGYLAPEIIHVGRASAQTDVFGFGILILEVMCGRRPIEEGKPPLVEWVWQLMVKGQLLNAFDERLRGRGLGLSEEEVERVLHLGLLCAYPEPNARPSMRQVVKVLEGKNDNEGCDECETEEMDAYLLQKLQSKDMWSEFSHNFGYGLSSHPTIQDIKQSISNSMSLSWSSTNIVKGR, encoded by the coding sequence ATGTTTTCCCCTGTTTCTCATGTCCTCTGCTTCTCCACCATGAAAACCCTTCTCatctttcttctcctcctctcccTCCGACCCCTCTTCGCCGTCGATTTCATCTTCAACGGCTTTAACTCCTCCTCCAACCTCCTCCTCTTCGGCAACGCCACCGTCTCATCTCAAATCCTCACTATCACAAACGCCACCAGCTACTCCATCGGCCGAGCTCTCTACAAGTCCAAAATCCCAACCAAAGCTCCGAACTCTTCATACATCTACCCTTTCTCGACCTCCTTCGTCTTCTCCATCGCTCCTGACAAGAACACTCTCCCCGGCCACGGCATGGTCTTCATCTTCACGCCCGCCGAGGGCATAAACGGAACCAGCGCCAGCGAGCATTTAGGGTTGCTCAACTTCACAAACAGAGGCCAGCCGACGAACCACGTTTTTGGGGTCGAGTTCGATGTGTTTAAGAACGAGGAGTTTAAGGACATTAGTAACAACCACGTCGGAATTGATGTGAACTCATTGGAGTCGGTTAATGCATCCGAAGCCGGGTATTGGAGTGAGGATAAGGTTTTCAAGAAGTTGAAGCTCAACAATGGTGAGAATTACCAGGCTTGGATTGATTATAAGGATTCGGTGATTAATGTGACTATGGTGAAAGCTGGGATGGCGAAGCCGAAGACTCCGTTGTTGAGTTATGTTTATAATCTTTCTGATGTTTTGGAGGATGAAATGTTTGTCGGCTTCACAGGCTCAACGGGGCAATTAGTCGAAAGTCACATGATTTTGGCTTGGAGTTTCAGCAATACTAATTTTTCTTTGGGTGAGAGTTTGATCACTTCTGGCTTGCCTAATTTTGTGCTTCCTGAGGCTTCGATTTTTAAGTCTAAAGGGTTTATTGCTGGAGTTACAGTTGGGGGTTTGTTTGTAGTTTGTGTGATTGCTCTGTTTACTCTGTTTTTGGTTAAGAGAAAAAGGAGGATGAAAAGGGAGAGAGATGAAATGGAGGATTGGGAATTGGAGTACTGGCCTCACCGGATTACTTATTCGGAAATTGAGGCGGCGACGAAGGGGTTTCGGGAAGAAAATGTGATTGGAATTGGAGGGAATGGGAAGGTGTACAAGGGTGTTTTGGCAGGAGGGGCAGAGGTTGCGGTGAAGAGAATTTCACATGAGAATAATGGAATGAGAGAGTTCTTGGCTGAGATTTCAAGCATTGGGAGATTGAAGCATAGAAATTTGGTGGGATTGAGAGGTTGGTGTAAGAAAGAGAAGGGGAATTTCATGTTGGTCTATGATTATATGGAAAATGGGAGTTTGGATACGTTGATTTTTGATTGTGATGAGAGTAAGATGTTGGGGTTTGAAGACAGGATTAGGGTTTTGAGAGATGTGGCTTCTGGGGTTTTGTACTTACATGAAGGATGGGAATCTAAAGTGTTGCATAGGGACATTAAGGCAAGCAATGTGTTACTTGATAGGGAAATGAATGGAAGGTTAGGGGATTTCGGGTTGGCGAGGATGCACGGGCATGGTGATGTGCCCGGCACTACTCGGGTGGTAGGAACCGTGGGGTACTTGGCCCCGGAAATCATTCACGTAGGGCGAGCGTCCGCCCAGACGGACGTTTTCGGGTTCGGGATCTTGATTTTAGAAGTGATGTGTGGGAGGAGGCCTATAGAGGAAGGGAAGCCGCCCTTGGTGGAATGGGTGTGGCAACTCATGGTGAAAGGGCAATTGCTAAATGCGTTTGATGAGAGGTTGAGGGGCAGAGGTTTGGGGTTAAGTGAAGAGGAGGTGGAGAGGGTTTTACATTTGGGTTTGTTGTGTGCTTACCCCGAGCCAAATGCAAGACCATCAATGAGGCAAGTGGTGAAAGTTTTGGAGGGGAAGAATGACAATGAGGGCTGCGATGAGTGTGAAACTGAGGAAATGGATGCTTATTTGCTTCAGAAATTGCAATCCAAGGACATGTGGTCTGAGTTTTCACATAATTTTGGTTATGGATTATCATCACACCCAACTATTCAAGATATCAAGCAGTCAATATCCAACTCAATGTCTCTCTCTTGGTCCAGTACTAATATAGTGAAGGGTAGGTGA